In Chryseobacterium lactis, a single genomic region encodes these proteins:
- the arr gene encoding NAD(+)--rifampin ADP-ribosyltransferase, with protein sequence MQLKNNPSDKGPFYHGTKAALQIGDLLVAGGNSNYKSEFKMNHIYFTALVNGAGLAAALAKGEGRERVYIVEPTGVYENDPNLTDKKFPGNPTRSYRSQTPLKIIGEATDWHKPNPEELQKFREKLESSEGEIIN encoded by the coding sequence ATACAGCTTAAAAATAATCCTTCCGATAAAGGTCCTTTTTATCATGGTACCAAAGCTGCTCTTCAGATTGGTGATCTGCTTGTTGCAGGAGGTAATTCTAATTATAAATCAGAATTCAAAATGAATCACATTTATTTTACAGCTTTGGTGAATGGAGCGGGGCTTGCTGCCGCTTTGGCAAAAGGAGAAGGTCGTGAACGGGTATATATCGTTGAGCCGACAGGAGTTTATGAGAATGATCCAAATCTTACAGATAAAAAATTTCCCGGAAATCCAACACGGTCTTATCGCTCACAGACACCATTGAAAATTATTGGAGAGGCCACGGATTGGCACAAACCAAATCCTGAAGAACTTCAAAAGTTTCGTGAAAAACTGGAGAGTAGTGAAGGGGAAATTATCAATTAA
- a CDS encoding 3',5'-cyclic-nucleotide phosphodiesterase: MKKLAVSLFALIVHTVCQAQSFDIIPLGIYGGEQEDNLSAYLVGAPKGNEYLCLDAGTINTGIRKAIQLKSLNGSEETVLKDQIKGYFVSHGHLDHVSGLIINSPADSKKNIFGIAPVLQILQNHYFINDTWINFADQGQKPILGKYHYNELQEGVEIPAPQTPFFITGYELSHVNPYKSSALLVRNNENYLLYLGDTGADRIEKSDRLNILWNNIAPLIQKKQLTTILIEVSFPNSQPEKSLFGHLTPNLLLEELENLKEKTGQKNLEGLQIVITHRKPTGDNPEIIKKELLKNNPLKVNYIFPEQGKKISL; encoded by the coding sequence ATGAAAAAATTAGCAGTTTCTTTATTTGCTCTCATTGTACATACTGTCTGCCAGGCACAAAGCTTTGATATTATTCCATTGGGTATATACGGAGGAGAGCAGGAAGATAACCTATCGGCGTATCTGGTAGGAGCACCAAAAGGGAATGAATATCTTTGTCTTGATGCGGGTACCATCAATACAGGCATTCGAAAAGCCATTCAATTGAAAAGTCTCAACGGATCAGAAGAAACTGTTCTGAAAGATCAGATCAAAGGATATTTTGTATCACACGGTCATTTGGACCATGTATCAGGACTTATTATCAACTCTCCGGCAGATTCTAAAAAAAATATTTTCGGTATAGCTCCGGTACTTCAGATTTTGCAAAATCATTACTTCATCAACGATACCTGGATTAATTTTGCTGATCAGGGGCAGAAACCGATTTTAGGTAAATACCACTATAATGAACTGCAGGAAGGAGTAGAAATACCTGCACCTCAAACTCCGTTCTTTATAACAGGTTATGAACTCAGCCATGTGAATCCTTATAAAAGCAGTGCCCTACTGGTGAGAAATAACGAAAATTATCTGCTTTACTTAGGAGATACGGGAGCTGATCGAATTGAAAAGTCTGATAGACTTAATATCCTTTGGAACAACATCGCTCCGTTAATACAAAAAAAGCAACTAACTACCATATTAATCGAGGTTTCTTTCCCAAACAGCCAGCCTGAAAAATCATTATTTGGCCATCTTACGCCTAATCTCTTACTGGAAGAACTAGAAAACCTTAAAGAAAAAACAGGTCAGAAGAACCTGGAAGGGTTACAGATCGTGATCACCCATAGAAAACCAACCGGAGACAATCCTGAGATTATAAAAAAGGAGTTATTGAAAAACAATCCTTTAAAAGTCAATTACATTTTCCCTGAACAAGGTAAAAAAATAAGTTTATAA